From Camelus bactrianus isolate YW-2024 breed Bactrian camel chromosome 16, ASM4877302v1, whole genome shotgun sequence, the proteins below share one genomic window:
- the CBX1 gene encoding chromobox protein homolog 1 yields the protein MGKKQNKKKVEEVLEEEEEEYVVEKVLDRRVVKGKVEYLLKWKGFSDEDNTWEPEENLDCPDLIAEFLQSQKTAHETDKSEAGKRKADSDSEDKGEESKPKKKKEESEKPRGFARGLEPERIIGATDSSGELMFLMKWKNSDEADLVPAKEANVKCPQVVISFYEERLTWHSYPSEDDDKKDDKN from the exons atggggaaaaaacaaaacaagaagaaagtggaggaggtgctagaagaggaggaagaagaatatGTGGTGGAGAAAGTTCTTGACCGTCGAGTGGTGAAGGGCAAAGTGGAGTACCTCCTAAAGTGGAAGGGATTCTCAGA TGAGGACAACACATGGGAGCCAGAAGAGAACCTGGATTGCCCTGACCTCATTGCGGAGTTTCTGCAGTCACAGAAAACAGCACACGAGACAGATAAATCAGAGGCAGGCAAGCGCAAAGCCGATTCTGATTCTGAAGATAAGGGGGAGGAGAGCAaaccaaagaagaagaaagaagag TCTGAAAAGCCACGAGGCTTTGCCCGGGGTTTGGAGCCGGAGCGGATTATTGGAGCTACAGACTCCAGTGGAGAACTCATGTTCCTGATGAAATG GAAAAACTCTGATGAGGCTGACCTGGTCCCTGCCAAGGAAGCCAATGTCAAGTGCCCACAGGTTGTCATATCCTTCTATGAGGAAAGGCTGACGTGGCATTCCTACCCCTCAGAGGATGATGACAAAAAAGATGACAAGAATTAA